In the genome of Massilia sp. PAMC28688, one region contains:
- a CDS encoding BON domain-containing protein yields the protein MAISDTAISARVKAALAADPDVKARDVQVETFRGTVQLSGFVDSPDNIRRALDVARGVDGVREVRNALIVK from the coding sequence GTGGCGATCAGCGATACGGCCATCAGCGCCCGGGTCAAGGCAGCACTGGCTGCCGATCCTGACGTCAAGGCCCGGGACGTGCAAGTGGAAACTTTTCGCGGCACTGTCCAGCTCAGTGGCTTTGTCGATTCGCCCGACAACATCCGCCGCGCGCTCGATGTGGCGCGCGGGGTAGACGGGGTGCGCGAAGTTCGGAATGCCCTGATCGTCAAATAA
- the paoA gene encoding aldehyde dehydrogenase iron-sulfur subunit PaoA, which produces MSDFDPNRRQLLKASTVAVGGVAAAAGLMQTAEAAAVAQPAIPATPVLMSILLRVNGAEHQLMVDPRTTLLDALRDRLHLTGSKKGCDQGQCGACTVLIDGRRVTSCLTLAVMQEGHDITTIEGLGTPTSLHPLQAAFVKHDGFQCGFCTPGQICSAVGMLQELREGAPSHVTGDLNAAVQASPLEFRERMSGNLCRCGAYSNIQEAIAEVAGVKR; this is translated from the coding sequence ATGTCCGACTTTGACCCAAACCGCCGGCAATTGCTCAAGGCATCCACCGTTGCCGTCGGGGGCGTGGCGGCCGCCGCCGGGCTGATGCAAACTGCCGAAGCTGCCGCGGTGGCCCAGCCTGCGATTCCGGCCACGCCGGTACTGATGAGCATTCTGCTACGCGTCAATGGCGCGGAGCACCAGCTCATGGTCGACCCACGCACTACCCTGCTTGACGCGCTGCGCGACCGGCTGCACTTAACTGGCAGCAAGAAGGGCTGCGACCAGGGCCAGTGCGGCGCCTGTACCGTGCTTATTGACGGCCGCCGCGTGACTTCCTGCCTGACGCTGGCGGTCATGCAGGAAGGCCATGACATCACGACCATTGAAGGGCTGGGCACGCCAACCAGCCTGCATCCTCTGCAGGCAGCATTCGTCAAGCACGACGGTTTCCAGTGCGGCTTTTGCACGCCGGGCCAGATCTGCTCGGCCGTTGGCATGCTGCAAGAGCTGCGCGAGGGCGCGCCCAGCCACGTCACGGGCGACCTCAATGCCGCCGTGCAGGCCAGTCCCCTCGAATTTCGCGAGCGCATGAGCGGCAACCTGTGCCGCTGCGGTGCCTACTCGAATATCCAGGAAGCCATTGCCGAAGTGGCGGGAGTGAAACGATGA
- a CDS encoding xanthine dehydrogenase family protein subunit M → MRSFTYERARTPAEAAAAAARIPNARFIAGGTNLLDLMKLQIETPAHLIDVNDLALDRIDTTASGGLRIGALVRNSDLAADARVRRDYAVLTRALVAGASGQLRNQATTAGNLLQRTRCPYFYDTNQPCNKRRPGSGCSAIGGFSRLHAIVGTSEACIATHPSDMAVAMRVLDAQVETIAPSGSTRVIPIADLHRLPGSTPHIDHSLAPGELITAVTLPSPAGGMHTYQKVRDRASYAFALVSVAAIMQKDGSGRFALGGVAHKPWRVEAAERAAPQGARAVATALLAGARTTDDNAFKVPLVERTLAAIIADAKG, encoded by the coding sequence ATGAGATCCTTCACCTACGAACGGGCCAGGACGCCTGCCGAGGCCGCTGCCGCCGCGGCCCGCATTCCCAATGCGCGCTTCATCGCCGGGGGAACCAACCTGCTCGACCTCATGAAGCTGCAAATTGAAACGCCGGCCCACCTCATCGACGTCAACGACCTGGCGCTGGACCGCATCGACACCACCGCCAGCGGCGGGCTGCGCATCGGCGCCCTGGTACGCAACAGCGACCTGGCGGCCGATGCCCGGGTGCGCCGCGATTACGCTGTCTTGACGCGCGCGCTTGTCGCCGGCGCATCGGGCCAGCTGCGCAACCAGGCCACCACCGCCGGCAACTTGCTCCAGCGCACGCGCTGCCCTTATTTTTACGATACCAACCAGCCGTGCAACAAGCGCCGGCCCGGCAGCGGCTGCAGCGCTATCGGCGGCTTCAGCCGTTTGCACGCCATCGTCGGCACCAGCGAAGCTTGCATTGCGACCCATCCCAGCGACATGGCCGTGGCAATGCGGGTGCTTGATGCGCAGGTGGAGACCATCGCACCGAGCGGCAGTACGCGCGTCATTCCCATCGCCGACTTGCATCGGCTCCCTGGCAGCACGCCCCATATCGACCACAGCCTGGCGCCGGGCGAACTGATCACGGCCGTCACGCTTCCCTCCCCCGCAGGCGGGATGCACACCTATCAAAAGGTACGCGACCGCGCGTCCTATGCTTTTGCGCTGGTCTCGGTGGCGGCCATCATGCAAAAGGATGGCAGTGGCCGCTTTGCCCTGGGCGGCGTGGCGCACAAGCCTTGGCGGGTGGAGGCGGCCGAACGCGCAGCACCGCAAGGCGCCCGGGCCGTGGCCACCGCCCTCCTGGCCGGCGCCCGCACCACCGACGACAATGCCTTCAAGGTGCCGCTGGTGGAACGCACGCTGGCCGCCATCATTGCTGACGCTAAAGGGTAA
- a CDS encoding chromosome partition protein MukE has protein sequence MTYQSLEQVIADPLFVRADLDLRRGRHIGADYDPFLFDFLTAAKPFLDSFYGRYEASLLAREEGYFYLLPDRLAIPPPLGQRKLTAMDMLVGQSLALMRIDPKWLETNLRIPDMAVIGLLEQILGEEGLLRFIPRRRGRDVDQDARKLREAFAVSVRSLERQCFIKREGRGETAVIRPLAAIMRFADPVRTSGELDVALQSLIADGQIAEGSDDPDAESDA, from the coding sequence ATGACCTATCAGTCCCTGGAGCAAGTAATTGCCGATCCGCTGTTTGTGCGCGCCGACCTCGATTTGCGGCGCGGCAGGCATATCGGCGCCGATTACGATCCCTTCCTGTTCGACTTCCTCACCGCCGCTAAGCCCTTCCTCGACAGCTTCTACGGACGCTACGAGGCCAGCCTCCTAGCGCGGGAGGAAGGCTATTTCTATCTGCTTCCGGACCGGTTGGCAATACCGCCACCGCTGGGTCAGCGCAAACTCACCGCCATGGACATGCTGGTCGGCCAATCCCTGGCACTGATGCGGATCGATCCGAAGTGGCTCGAAACGAACCTGCGCATACCGGATATGGCGGTAATCGGGCTGCTGGAACAGATTCTTGGGGAAGAGGGCCTGCTGCGCTTCATTCCACGCCGGCGCGGCAGGGACGTCGACCAGGATGCGCGAAAGCTGCGTGAAGCTTTCGCCGTCTCGGTGCGCTCACTCGAACGGCAGTGCTTCATCAAGCGTGAGGGGCGCGGCGAGACGGCCGTGATCCGGCCGCTTGCCGCCATCATGCGTTTCGCCGATCCCGTACGTACATCCGGCGAGCTTGACGTGGCGTTGCAAAGCTTGATTGCCGACGGGCAGATCGCGGAGGGAAGCGACGACCCGGATGCGGAATCCGACGCCTGA
- a CDS encoding HPF/RaiA family ribosome-associated protein has product MQIQLNSDNRIVGTPELLARVQADLEQELKHVANVITRVEVHLNDVNGAKGGDDDKRCMLEARIKGSQPLAVESRAPTIDQAVSSAAGQLHRAIKSAMGKSDAAEKRSESIRHRDPEDPNL; this is encoded by the coding sequence ATGCAGATCCAACTCAACAGCGATAACCGTATTGTCGGCACGCCGGAACTATTGGCACGGGTGCAGGCAGACCTGGAACAGGAACTCAAGCACGTGGCCAACGTGATCACCCGGGTCGAGGTCCATCTGAACGATGTCAATGGCGCCAAGGGTGGTGACGACGACAAGCGCTGCATGCTGGAAGCGCGCATCAAGGGATCGCAACCGCTGGCCGTCGAAAGCCGCGCGCCGACAATCGACCAGGCCGTCAGCTCTGCAGCGGGTCAACTGCACCGCGCCATCAAGTCTGCCATGGGCAAAAGCGATGCAGCGGAAAAACGTAGTGAATCGATTCGCCACCGCGATCCGGAAGACCCGAACCTGTAA
- a CDS encoding xanthine dehydrogenase family protein molybdopterin-binding subunit, which translates to MKFNEPATTNPIDQLKVVGQPVDRVDGPLKTTGTAPYAMDRHDVVPGQAHGYIIGSAIPKGRIVSMDLSAAKAAPGVIAIVNAQNAGKLNKGNFNTAMLLGGPRIEHYHQAVALVVAETFEQARAAAHLVRIRYEREPGTFDLHAVRSKAAAPKKDSTAETKVGNFAGAFASAPVRHDGEYATAHESHSMMEPHASIAAWDGDELTLWTSNQMIAWSVGDLAKTLGIPKAKVHVMSPYIGGGFGAKLFLRADAVLAALGAKAARRPVRVTLQRALIPNNTTHRSATLQRVRIGATRDGKITAIAHDSASGNLPDGSPENGATQTRSLYAGEHRMTANRVAVMDLPEANAMRAPGEAPGMAVLEVAMDEMAEKLGIDPVQFRILNDTQVVPDNPRKDSSTDPQSKKPEEKAPYNPHPPFSKRQFVQCLETGARHFGWARRSAKPGQVRDGQWLVGMGMASAFRDNMLTKSAARVRLDRRGYLTVETDMTDIGTGSYTIIAQTASEVMGIALERIKVRLGDSSFPASCGSGGQWGGNNSTAGVYAACMKLRDMVAKGAGLDPQRAIFAAGMVAAGERSVPLGQAVTERELVAEDFIEYGDIKDRFQQSTFGAHFVEVGVHAVTCEVRVRRMLAVCAAGRILNPKTARSQVIGAMTMGVGAALMEELAVDKRLGYFVNHDLASYEIPVHADIPHQEVIFLDETDPMSSPMKAKGIAELGICGVAAAISNAVYNATGVRVREYPVTLDKLMPHMPRSA; encoded by the coding sequence ATGAAATTCAATGAACCCGCAACGACCAACCCGATTGACCAGCTGAAGGTGGTCGGCCAGCCCGTCGACCGCGTCGACGGCCCCCTCAAGACCACCGGCACGGCGCCGTATGCCATGGACCGGCATGATGTGGTGCCGGGCCAGGCGCACGGTTACATCATCGGTTCGGCCATCCCAAAGGGGCGAATTGTGTCGATGGATTTGTCCGCTGCCAAGGCCGCCCCGGGCGTGATTGCCATCGTCAACGCGCAAAATGCCGGCAAACTCAACAAGGGCAACTTCAATACGGCCATGCTGCTGGGCGGTCCGCGCATTGAGCACTATCACCAGGCCGTTGCGCTGGTCGTGGCGGAAACGTTCGAGCAGGCGCGCGCCGCAGCCCACCTGGTGCGCATCAGGTATGAGCGCGAGCCCGGCACATTCGACCTGCACGCCGTGCGCAGCAAGGCGGCGGCGCCCAAAAAGGACAGTACCGCCGAAACCAAGGTTGGCAACTTCGCCGGTGCGTTCGCCTCGGCACCGGTGCGCCATGATGGCGAGTACGCCACGGCCCACGAAAGTCACTCGATGATGGAGCCGCATGCCAGCATCGCCGCGTGGGATGGCGACGAGCTGACCTTGTGGACATCGAACCAGATGATTGCCTGGAGCGTGGGCGACCTGGCCAAAACGCTGGGCATTCCCAAGGCCAAGGTCCATGTCATGTCGCCCTATATTGGCGGCGGTTTTGGCGCCAAGCTGTTTCTGCGCGCGGACGCCGTGCTCGCCGCGCTGGGCGCGAAGGCGGCGCGACGCCCGGTCCGGGTGACGCTGCAGCGGGCCCTGATACCGAATAACACGACGCACCGCTCGGCCACCCTGCAGCGCGTCAGGATTGGTGCCACGCGCGATGGCAAGATCACCGCCATTGCCCACGACAGTGCCTCGGGCAACTTGCCGGATGGCAGCCCGGAAAACGGCGCCACGCAGACGCGCTCGCTGTACGCGGGCGAACACCGCATGACGGCCAACCGTGTTGCCGTCATGGATTTGCCGGAAGCGAACGCCATGCGCGCGCCAGGCGAAGCGCCCGGCATGGCCGTACTGGAAGTTGCCATGGACGAAATGGCCGAAAAACTGGGCATCGACCCGGTGCAATTTCGCATCCTCAACGACACCCAGGTGGTGCCCGACAATCCGCGCAAGGACAGTTCGACCGATCCCCAGTCCAAGAAGCCGGAGGAAAAGGCGCCCTACAATCCCCATCCCCCCTTTTCAAAGCGCCAGTTCGTGCAGTGCCTGGAAACGGGCGCCAGGCATTTTGGCTGGGCCAGGCGCTCGGCCAAGCCAGGCCAGGTGCGCGACGGCCAGTGGCTGGTCGGCATGGGCATGGCTTCGGCCTTCCGCGACAATATGCTGACCAAGTCGGCCGCCCGCGTGCGCCTGGACCGGCGCGGCTATCTGACGGTGGAAACGGACATGACCGATATCGGCACCGGCAGCTATACCATCATCGCGCAGACGGCCAGCGAAGTGATGGGCATTGCGCTGGAGCGGATCAAGGTGCGCCTGGGTGATTCAAGCTTTCCCGCCTCGTGCGGTTCGGGCGGGCAATGGGGTGGCAACAATTCCACGGCCGGCGTGTACGCGGCCTGCATGAAGCTGCGCGACATGGTGGCCAAGGGCGCCGGGCTGGACCCGCAGCGCGCCATCTTTGCTGCCGGCATGGTCGCCGCCGGCGAACGCAGCGTGCCGCTGGGCCAGGCCGTGACGGAACGCGAACTGGTGGCAGAAGACTTCATTGAGTACGGCGACATCAAGGACCGCTTCCAGCAATCAACCTTTGGCGCCCATTTCGTGGAGGTCGGCGTTCATGCCGTCACCTGCGAGGTGCGGGTACGGCGCATGCTGGCGGTATGCGCCGCCGGGCGCATCCTCAATCCCAAGACGGCGCGCAGCCAGGTCATCGGGGCCATGACGATGGGCGTGGGCGCCGCGCTCATGGAAGAGCTGGCTGTAGACAAGCGGCTCGGGTATTTCGTCAATCACGACCTGGCATCGTACGAAATCCCGGTGCACGCGGATATTCCGCACCAGGAGGTCATTTTCCTTGACGAGACCGATCCGATGTCCTCACCCATGAAAGCGAAGGGCATTGCCGAACTGGGCATCTGCGGTGTCGCAGCGGCCATTTCCAACGCGGTCTACAACGCCACCGGCGTGCGGGTGCGCGAGTATCCCGTCACGCTCGACAAGCTGATGCCGCATATGCCGCGTTCGGCATAG
- a CDS encoding phosphatidylserine/phosphatidylglycerophosphate/cardiolipin synthase family protein yields the protein MRTKRLRPVALAVAATIVAALLVLNLSIGDKQIDQRFQRIYTIADPQFERTMGVILGPDLAPGNKVQPLLNGEQIFPAMLGAIRSARHSITFETYIFWSGRIGQEFVDALTERARAGVRVHVLLDWIGGQLDDAQLRHLQNNGVHVRRYNTPHWYNLHLLNNRTHRKLLVVDGQIGFTGGVGIADLWRGNGQHPTQWRDTHFQVQGPVVGHMQAAFIDNWLQATGEVLHGDAYLPPLQAAGSQKAQVFTSSPGGGAESMQLMYLLSITSAAKVIRMSAAYFVPDTVAVNALVAAVRRGVKVQIILPGEHLDWEIVRRASRATWGPLLRAGVEIHEYVPSMYHAKVMIVDDLWVSVGSTNFDARSFAINDEANLNIYDRQFAADQHAIFEQDLRRSRRVTLAEWESRGALDKLLDAGAGLISSQL from the coding sequence ATGCGGACTAAGCGCCTGCGCCCTGTCGCACTGGCCGTCGCAGCAACTATCGTGGCGGCGCTGCTGGTGCTGAACCTGAGCATTGGCGATAAGCAGATCGACCAGCGCTTCCAACGCATTTACACCATTGCCGATCCGCAGTTTGAACGGACCATGGGCGTCATTCTCGGTCCCGATCTGGCGCCGGGAAACAAGGTTCAGCCACTGCTCAATGGCGAACAGATTTTCCCGGCCATGCTGGGCGCCATCCGCAGCGCGCGCCACAGCATCACGTTTGAAACCTATATCTTCTGGTCAGGCAGGATCGGCCAGGAATTTGTCGACGCGCTGACCGAGCGCGCGCGTGCCGGGGTACGCGTCCATGTCCTGCTCGACTGGATCGGCGGGCAACTCGATGACGCGCAGCTCAGGCACCTGCAAAACAATGGGGTCCATGTGCGCCGCTATAACACGCCGCACTGGTATAACCTGCACCTGCTCAATAACCGTACCCACCGCAAGCTGCTCGTGGTGGACGGGCAGATTGGCTTTACCGGCGGTGTGGGCATTGCCGACCTGTGGCGCGGCAATGGGCAGCATCCGACGCAGTGGCGCGATACCCATTTCCAGGTCCAGGGACCGGTGGTGGGCCACATGCAGGCCGCCTTCATCGACAACTGGCTGCAGGCAACGGGAGAAGTCCTTCACGGCGACGCTTACCTGCCGCCGCTGCAAGCTGCTGGCAGCCAGAAGGCTCAGGTGTTCACCAGTTCACCGGGCGGCGGTGCGGAAAGCATGCAGCTCATGTATCTGCTGTCGATCACCAGTGCCGCCAAGGTGATTCGCATGTCGGCCGCGTACTTCGTGCCGGACACCGTGGCCGTGAATGCCCTGGTGGCGGCCGTGCGGCGCGGGGTCAAGGTCCAGATCATTCTCCCTGGCGAACATCTGGACTGGGAAATCGTGCGCCGTGCCTCGCGCGCGACCTGGGGGCCGCTGCTGCGCGCCGGCGTCGAGATCCACGAGTACGTGCCGAGCATGTACCATGCCAAGGTAATGATTGTCGATGACTTGTGGGTATCGGTTGGCTCCACCAACTTCGATGCGCGTTCGTTTGCCATCAACGATGAAGCAAACCTTAACATTTATGACCGTCAGTTCGCGGCCGACCAACACGCCATTTTCGAACAAGACCTGCGCCGCTCGCGCCGGGTCACGCTTGCGGAATGGGAATCGCGCGGCGCGCTCGACAAGCTGCTCGATGCCGGCGCCGGGCTGATCAGCTCCCAGCTGTAG
- a CDS encoding arsenate reductase ArsC, which yields MNVLFLCTGNSCRSILGEATFNHLAPEGWTAMSAGSRPAGYVHPRSLALLAREGISTAGYVSKSWDALPATPDIVITVCASAAGETCPAYLGPVLRTHWGVEDPAHATGSEEEIDAAFMTAYRILRARIEAFLALPLDAMQADRARMKSELDRIGTVLA from the coding sequence ATGAACGTCCTGTTTCTCTGCACCGGTAACTCCTGCCGCTCCATACTCGGTGAGGCCACCTTCAATCACCTGGCTCCTGAAGGGTGGACGGCCATGAGTGCCGGCAGCAGGCCGGCTGGCTATGTCCATCCGCGGTCGCTTGCACTCCTGGCGCGCGAAGGGATTTCCACTGCAGGTTATGTCAGCAAATCATGGGATGCACTGCCGGCCACGCCGGACATCGTGATCACGGTGTGCGCCAGCGCTGCCGGTGAGACCTGCCCGGCTTACCTGGGACCCGTGCTGCGCACGCACTGGGGCGTGGAAGATCCAGCCCATGCCACAGGCTCGGAAGAAGAGATCGATGCTGCCTTCATGACCGCCTATCGCATCCTGCGCGCCCGCATCGAGGCATTCCTGGCGCTTCCGCTGGACGCAATGCAGGCGGACCGGGCGCGCATGAAGTCTGAGCTTGACCGCATTGGCACCGTGCTTGCCTGA
- a CDS encoding PepSY-associated TM helix domain-containing protein, translating to MAQPQLGWPASLAAARRALAAVATRENLQVINEDRLMFDPRQGTFRLAVRTDRDINDRYGHSSIYIDARTGRLLGYRLPTGQAAGDTITSWITTLHMASIWGIPFRIVITLSGLAVALLSVTGVLIWWKEPQACRAAMPSLPAISDRALGPASARMTH from the coding sequence ATGGCCCAGCCGCAGCTGGGCTGGCCCGCTTCGCTGGCGGCGGCGCGGCGCGCGCTGGCCGCTGTCGCCACGCGCGAGAATTTGCAGGTGATCAATGAAGACCGCCTGATGTTCGACCCCAGACAGGGAACCTTTCGCCTGGCCGTGCGCACCGACCGTGATATCAATGACCGGTACGGCCACAGTTCCATCTATATCGATGCCCGGACGGGCCGCTTGCTCGGCTACCGGCTGCCGACGGGACAGGCAGCGGGCGACACCATCACCAGCTGGATCACCACGCTGCATATGGCGTCGATCTGGGGCATACCGTTTCGCATCGTGATCACCCTGTCCGGGCTGGCCGTGGCGCTGCTGAGCGTGACAGGTGTGCTGATCTGGTGGAAAGAGCCGCAGGCGTGCCGCGCCGCCATGCCGTCCCTGCCAGCGATCAGCGACCGCGCGCTTGGCCCGGCATCGGCGCGCATGACGCACTGA
- a CDS encoding mechanosensitive ion channel family protein: MNIQLSIAYERLEQLGHEALRLLPGIGIAIVIFILFLFVARWTRRLVQHVNERRFHHNLVTVLGRMAQWGIILVGLLLAITIAFPSFTPANLISALGITGIAIGFAFKDIFENFLAGILILITEPFRIDDQIIFGAFEGTVETIETRATMIRTYDGRLVVIPNAELFKGSFIVNTAFPTRRLEYDVTIGNGDDILKAKDIMLGVLDRLPGIEAEPAPDALVIEYADSGVTIRIRWWIKPPRRADALDIRDQVLSAVKAELTRNGIDLPYPTHQILLHDQTEDTDGDRARQREGWPPSRETTVSHASSGKYP, encoded by the coding sequence ATGAACATACAACTATCTATCGCATATGAGCGTCTGGAACAACTAGGCCACGAAGCGCTGCGCCTTCTGCCCGGCATTGGCATTGCCATCGTCATTTTCATCCTGTTCCTGTTTGTGGCCCGCTGGACGCGACGGCTGGTGCAGCATGTCAACGAGCGGCGCTTTCACCATAACCTCGTGACGGTGCTCGGCCGCATGGCGCAGTGGGGCATTATTCTCGTCGGCCTGCTATTGGCCATCACCATTGCGTTTCCTTCCTTCACGCCGGCCAATCTGATCAGCGCCCTGGGCATCACGGGTATTGCGATTGGATTTGCATTCAAGGATATTTTCGAGAATTTCCTGGCGGGTATTCTGATCCTGATAACCGAGCCGTTTCGCATCGACGACCAGATCATTTTTGGCGCCTTCGAAGGTACTGTGGAGACCATTGAAACGCGCGCCACGATGATCCGCACCTATGACGGGCGCCTGGTCGTCATTCCCAATGCGGAGTTGTTCAAGGGTTCATTCATTGTGAATACAGCCTTTCCCACGCGCCGGCTGGAATACGACGTGACCATTGGCAATGGCGACGATATCCTCAAGGCCAAGGACATCATGCTGGGCGTCCTTGATCGGCTGCCCGGCATCGAGGCAGAGCCGGCCCCAGACGCCCTCGTGATTGAATATGCCGATTCCGGCGTCACCATCCGCATTCGCTGGTGGATCAAGCCGCCGCGACGCGCTGATGCGCTCGACATTCGCGATCAGGTGCTAAGCGCCGTCAAGGCCGAATTGACGCGCAATGGCATCGACCTGCCCTATCCGACCCACCAGATCCTGCTTCATGACCAGACCGAAGACACCGACGGCGACCGTGCCCGCCAGCGTGAAGGCTGGCCGCCGTCGCGGGAAACCACGGTGTCCCACGCATCGTCGGGCAAGTACCCGTGA